AGTCCACGTCGCCGGTGGCCTGGATGGCTTCGTTGAACTGCTTCTTGAGCTCGTCCCGTTTCGCCTGGAGCGCCTGGGCCGCTTCCTCGCCCAGGATGTCCTTGAGGGTCTCCGCTTCCATATTGAAGAGATCGCCGTGCTCCAGGGCGTCCTTCAACTGCTGTTCCAACCGGTCCAGGGTCTCCAGGCGTTCCTTCAGGCGGCGGGACTCCTCGGGGTTCGGGTCCTGTTGGCCGGTGAAGGTGTGTTTTTGGTAAAGGTCCTCCAGCTCGGCCATCTTTTGCCAGAGCAGGTTCAGTTCTTGGAGCAGGTCCCGGGCGATCTCGGCGTTCTTGTTCTTGAGGCGGGACAACTGCCAGTCCAGGTTGTAGAGCTGGGAAGGGTTTCGGCTGTCCAGGGCCTCGTCCAGGCGTTTGGCGATGTCCTTATCCTTGAGGCGCGCGACCTGTTGTTCCAGCTCGGCGGATTTGCGGCGGATCTCCTGCTCGAGCCGGTTGAGGACGTTGTCCAACCGGTATTTCTCGAGGATCTCTTTCTTCAGGCGCTCGATCTCCTTCAGGTAGCCCTCCACCAGGTCGGTGAGGCCGCTGGTCTTGAGGAACTGGTTGTAGGGGATGCCTTTCTCCTGCAGGTGGCGCAGGGCCTCGTCGAAGGTGACGTGGTAGCGCATCATGAGCTCTTTCACCGCGTTCACCAGGTCCTGCATGGTGAAGGGCGGTTCCTCGGGCTCGTGCCATTCGGAATAGTCGTGGGTTATCAAGTTAAGGCCCTTTCACCACAGAGGGCACAGAGATCGCAGAGGAAACCATTTTGAGTGAAAGAATTTGATCGTATCGTCCGTTTAGAAAAGGAGTTTGTGAACAAAAGAAGGCCTTTCTCTGTGCTCTCCGTGCTCTCTGTGGTTAGACAGGTTTCTTCTTCGGGGCGGCGGAAGTCTGGTAGTCCATCATCTCCCCCACCTTGTTGCGGGTGAGCTTGCCTGACAAATGCAGGCCTTCCAGCACGAATTCCACGCAGGAAGCCTGATAGGTCTCGCTCTTGCCCTCGGCCAGGTGCTGGACCGGCTCCCAGATCTGCGGCATCTGGGAGATCATCTTCTTGTAGTCGCCCGCGGGGGTCAGGTCCGAAACCCGGATGTGCTTCTCACCCGACATGTCGGGGATGGTCAGCTCCAGATGGTCCTTCTCCATGTGCTCCTTGAAGACGGTCAGGATGGCCTTATCCATGATCTTCTCGAAGACCTGCCGCTCGGTGACGGTCTCTTCCCGGAACGGGTCCAGGTCGATCTTGCCCGCGGAGGAGGTATAGAGATAGTTCAGGTCCGAGATGCGGGGGACGGCCTCGGCCTCGCCCAAGACCACCGCCCGGCGGCGGGAATTGGCCACCATGGTCTCGAAGTTGGCGATGGAAAGACGGGCCGAAACCCCCGATTTCTGGTTCACATAGGGGCTCTTACGCGCTTCCATGGTGATCTGCTCGATGATCTCTTCCATAAAGGCGGGGACCACCAGCTTCGCGTCCCCATCCTTCGGCATGCGGGCTTCCTGATGGATGACCTGAAGGCCCAGTTCCCGGGTCAAGGGGTAGTGGGTCCTGATCTCGGCCCCGATGCGGTCCTTCAACTGGGTGATGATCTTGCCCGCGCGGGTGTATTCCTCGGGGTTCGCGGTGAAAAGGAGCAACAGGTCCAGGTCGAAGCGGATGGGATAACCCCGCACCTGGATGTCGCGTTCTTCCAGGATATTGAAGAGGGCGACCTGCACCAGGTATTCCAGGTCGGGTAGTTCGTTCACGGCGAAGATGCCACGGTTCATGCGGGGGATGAGGCCGAAATGGATGGCTTCCTCGCTCGCCAGCGGGTTCCCGGCGGCCACCTTGGCCGGGTCCAGGTCACCGATCAAGTCGGCGATCTTGGTGCCGGGCGAAAGGCGCTCCCCGTAGCGGGCCTCACGGCCGATCCAGGCGATCTCCAGGTTCTCCCCGTGCTCGGCCAGCTTCTTACGGCAGGAGGCGCAGATGGGGTGGTAAGGGTGGTCGTGGATCTCGCATCCCTTCACGACCGGGATCTCCTCGTCCAGGAAGTTCACCAGTGAGCGCATGAGGCGGCTCTTGGCCTGTCCCTTTTCCCCCAAAAGTACGATGTCGTGGTGGGAAAGGACGGCGTTGATGAGCTGGGGAACGACGGTCTCCTCGAAGCCGTGGATGCCGGGGAAGAGGGGTTCGCCCTTCTTCAGCTTGGCCAGGAGGTTCGCCTCGATCTCTTCCTTGACCGTGCGGTCGGGGTAGCCGGAGGCGCGGAGTTCCTTCAAATTAATGGGCTTGGAGGGCATGGTCTTTCCTTGTTTTGGGAACTAAGCCCTAATCTTACGGTCCCCAAAAGAAAGGAAGCAAGGGCCGCTTAGGGAGCGACGCCCACGGCCCGGTAGACGCGCCAGATACCCGTCAAGGAAGGATGGGCGTTGGAGGGGCAATCGGTGAAATGGCGGAGCCGCAAGCCCCCGGGCGCCAAAAGATCCACTCCCTGGAGGGCCCGGGTTTCAAGAAGCAGGAGGTTCCCGGATGGCAACGCTTTCGCGGTCCCTTGACCCTGGAGGTAGTAATGGTGGAAAGCCCCGCTGAAATAGGAGTAGCCGATGGGGATCCGGTCCCGGCCTTTGGAGACCAACCGCCCGAGGGCGGTCTCGATGCGATGGTAGGGGTCGTCCGGTACCCCTTCACGGGACCCCAGGCCCAGTTCGGGATGGGAGCGCTCGAGCTGGTCCCAGCCCCAGGTCTCGAAAAGAGTGAAGGAAGGGATCATCCGGACATCCGGCCGGCGTCCTTCCACGAGCTGGAGGTAGTAAAGCGGGAAATAATCCTCGTCGCCCTCGGCGAAGAAAAGGGAGGCCTTGGGAAGGGAACGCAGGAGGTTCGTCCCGTAGTCGTAACGCAAGGTCTGCTTCGTTTCATTCATGAGCCGATAGGCCGTGGCGCCGTTGAAAAGGACCAACAAAGCGAAGAACCAAAGGATGTGGGGTTTGGTCGGGCCTTCCTTCAAGCGATCCAGGATCCCAAGTCCCATGGCCGCCAATAAACAGACCAAGGCGTCCGCCGGTAAGAGGTAATTGTCCATCAGCCAGGCGTGAGGGACGTTCAGTGGGACCCAAAGGGCGACCGTGAAGACGGCCAGCAATGGGACCAAGGGCAAGAACACCAGCACCAGGATCTTTCGCGCACCCGCTCTCCCGGCCCCAAGGATCGCTAGGACCCCGAAGGCAAGGGCGAGCGGGCCCGGATTGTTCCAGAAATGGACAGGTATATAAGAGACCTGTTCCTTCCAGATCCTGGTCCAGACCGACCCCAAGACCGCCCACGAGCCGGTGCCGCGCGCGATATCCCAAAGAGAACCCAAGAGGCCGGGTTCGCGGCCGAAGGTGTAGCCCCGAAAAATGCATTTAAGGAACCGGTCCCAATGGTCGGGATGCCCCAGGTCGGGCAAGGGATCCAAGTGCGCGCGCAATGGGAGCAGGAGCAAAGGGGAAAGCCCTAGGAACAGGAAAGGCGGTCCGTACGGCGCCCATTCCTTGGGAAGGGCTGTCCTGTCGGCGGGGCCCAAGGGCCAAAAGAAGACCGCCAGCAGGGGCAGGAAGAGCACTTGGGTCTCCCAATGGTTCGCCAAACCCATGCCGGACAACAGGCAGGCGAGCAGGAACCCCTTGGGGCCCGGGACGGACAGGCGAACATAGAGGATCCCCAAGAGCAGGACCTCTTGGATCAAATAAATACCCCCTTTGGCGCCTAAGGCTTTTTCCCATTGGGTATGGGAGAAGCCCAGGCAGAAGGACGCGAAAAGGGAAGCGGGGAGGATCCAGATCCGCAGGGACCCGGCCTTGCCCGGGTCCAGGAACCCGAGCACCCGCCGTGAAAGAAGGAAGAAAAGGAAGACCCCCAACGCCCCCAGGAAAGCCGAACCCAGGTTCACCCGGAAGGCGGCACCGCCCAATGGAAGGAAGGCGAAAAGCCTGACCCAAAGGGTGTCCAGGGCGTAACCGGGCGGGTGTTGGATGCCCAATAGGGTCCCGGCGGTGATGGTTTCGGCGGAATCATCGTCCATGAAGGTGGGACAAAGCGTGGTGAGATAAAGAAGAAAAAAGCCGCAAAGAACGAGGAGGGGAGGAGAGGGTGAAAGGGGCGGATGGCTCCCAGGCTTGGAGGACCCCAACGATCACCTCGCAGGATAAAGTGGGGCCATTATAGACCGGGTCCTTCCATCGCCGCGGGACGTTCAGTTAGAATGAACCCACGCCTTCCTTCTCCCACGAAAAAACCCCAAGAGTCCCCATGCCCGAATTGGTCCGGATCGCCCAAGACACCTTCCTCTCCGCCGCCCCCAAGGTCACCCTGGTCAACGCCTTCGAGAAGCCCTTCGACAACGCGGTGGCCACCGCCCGCACCTGCTATTCAAGCAAGGGCATCGTGACCACCGAACAGGTGGCGGGCGAGGGGTTGGACGAGATCAAGCAAGCGGAGCGCCGCCAGCGGCGTGACGACCTGGCCCGCTCCATCTACAAGGCGGGGCACCACACCACCCTCCAGCACGCCCACTTCCAATTCGCCCTGGAGAACGTGTCCCGGCAATTCATCTGGAGCTTCCTGCACAGCCATCCCTTCTATAACTCCGAACAAGTGTCCCAGCGTTACGTGACGGTCCACCCGGACCAGATGGCTGTGCCCCCCATGTCCCCCGAAGCCGAGAAGGTCTACCGGGATTGTTTGACCCTGCAGACCAAGGCTTATGAGGAATTGACCGAAGCCCTGAAGCCCCTGGTGGAAAGGGAATACCTGGCCCGGTTCAAGGGCGGCGACCCCCGGTCCAAGAAGGTGCTGACCGCGGTCCAGAAGAAATCGCAGGAAGTGGCCCGCTATGTGTTGCCAGTGGCGACCTTCGCTTATCTCTACCACACGGTCTCCGGGCTCACCCTCTTGCGCTATTGGCGCCTTTGCCAGACCTTCGACGCGCCGCTCGAGCAAAAGCTGGTGGTGGGGAAGATGGTGGAGGAAGTGCTCAAGGTCTCCCCGGAGTACCAAGCCATCATGGAAAACCCGATGGATTTCGATTCCACGGCCGAGGCCCAGATCTTCGAGGGCTTCCGGGCCACCGCCGCCACCCAGAAGGCCTATCGGCAGGAGTTCGACGCGTCCTTGGAGGGCTACACTTCCAAATTGGTGGACTATTCCCATGGCGGAGAAAAGATGCTGGCCTCGGCGGTCCGGGAAGTGTTCGGCGTGCCCTCCGGCCAGTTATCGGACGATGAGGCGATCCTCTTGGCCCTGGACCCCTCCAAGAACCGCTACCTGGGCGAGACGCTCAACGTCACCACCCACAGCAAGCTCTCCCGGGCCCTGTTCCATCCCCATTACACGTTCCGCAAGAAGATCACCCACACCGCTGATTCGCAGGACCAGCGCCACCGCATGACCCCGGCCTCCCGGCCCATCCTGCACGCCTTGACCCTCGATGAGCCCGATTACCTGGTGCCCATCCTTTTCGAGCAGGACAAGGCTTTGAAGGCCCGTTTTGCCCAGGTCATGGACCAAAGCTGGGAAGCCATCGGAAAGCTGAGAAAGATGGGGGTCCCGGATGAGTTCGCTTCTTATCTATTGCCCAACGCGGTCTCGGTGCGTTTCACCGAGTCGGCGGACCTGCTGAACCTGCATCACAAACACGCCATGCGGCTCTGCTACAACGCCCAGGAGGAGATCTGGCAGGCCTCGGTGGACGAAGCCAAGCAGGTGCGGGAAGTCCAGCCCCGTATCGGTAAATGGCTCCTGCCGCCTTGTTCGCTCCGCGCATTCGCGGGCACCCTGCCCAAATGCCCCGAAGGCGAGCGCTTCTGCGGGGTGGTGGTGTGGAAGAAGGACCTGACCGAGTATCAGAGGGTCATTTAAAACGTCTGTTTTTGATTTCGGGTGAACTCAGATGAATGAAAATTATTCAACGGTTGTTTATAGGAAGATCCATTCTCTTTCGATTCGGATATTAATTTTTTGGATATTGGTTCCCTTGTCGGTGATTACATCCAAATTTTTAGAAGGTCAAAACCCAGTAATTTATAAGTTAATAGAAGTTTTGATCTTTTTCCCACTTTTCGTCTATGGGTTTTATTGTTTTTGGTCT
This bacterium DNA region includes the following protein-coding sequences:
- a CDS encoding magnesium chelatase, producing the protein MPSKPINLKELRASGYPDRTVKEEIEANLLAKLKKGEPLFPGIHGFEETVVPQLINAVLSHHDIVLLGEKGQAKSRLMRSLVNFLDEEIPVVKGCEIHDHPYHPICASCRKKLAEHGENLEIAWIGREARYGERLSPGTKIADLIGDLDPAKVAAGNPLASEEAIHFGLIPRMNRGIFAVNELPDLEYLVQVALFNILEERDIQVRGYPIRFDLDLLLLFTANPEEYTRAGKIITQLKDRIGAEIRTHYPLTRELGLQVIHQEARMPKDGDAKLVVPAFMEEIIEQITMEARKSPYVNQKSGVSARLSIANFETMVANSRRRAVVLGEAEAVPRISDLNYLYTSSAGKIDLDPFREETVTERQVFEKIMDKAILTVFKEHMEKDHLELTIPDMSGEKHIRVSDLTPAGDYKKMISQMPQIWEPVQHLAEGKSETYQASCVEFVLEGLHLSGKLTRNKVGEMMDYQTSAAPKKKPV
- a CDS encoding FAD-dependent thymidylate synthase, whose amino-acid sequence is MPELVRIAQDTFLSAAPKVTLVNAFEKPFDNAVATARTCYSSKGIVTTEQVAGEGLDEIKQAERRQRRDDLARSIYKAGHHTTLQHAHFQFALENVSRQFIWSFLHSHPFYNSEQVSQRYVTVHPDQMAVPPMSPEAEKVYRDCLTLQTKAYEELTEALKPLVEREYLARFKGGDPRSKKVLTAVQKKSQEVARYVLPVATFAYLYHTVSGLTLLRYWRLCQTFDAPLEQKLVVGKMVEEVLKVSPEYQAIMENPMDFDSTAEAQIFEGFRATAATQKAYRQEFDASLEGYTSKLVDYSHGGEKMLASAVREVFGVPSGQLSDDEAILLALDPSKNRYLGETLNVTTHSKLSRALFHPHYTFRKKITHTADSQDQRHRMTPASRPILHALTLDEPDYLVPILFEQDKALKARFAQVMDQSWEAIGKLRKMGVPDEFASYLLPNAVSVRFTESADLLNLHHKHAMRLCYNAQEEIWQASVDEAKQVREVQPRIGKWLLPPCSLRAFAGTLPKCPEGERFCGVVVWKKDLTEYQRVI
- a CDS encoding DUF2723 domain-containing protein, with the protein product MDDDSAETITAGTLLGIQHPPGYALDTLWVRLFAFLPLGGAAFRVNLGSAFLGALGVFLFFLLSRRVLGFLDPGKAGSLRIWILPASLFASFCLGFSHTQWEKALGAKGGIYLIQEVLLLGILYVRLSVPGPKGFLLACLLSGMGLANHWETQVLFLPLLAVFFWPLGPADRTALPKEWAPYGPPFLFLGLSPLLLLPLRAHLDPLPDLGHPDHWDRFLKCIFRGYTFGREPGLLGSLWDIARGTGSWAVLGSVWTRIWKEQVSYIPVHFWNNPGPLALAFGVLAILGAGRAGARKILVLVFLPLVPLLAVFTVALWVPLNVPHAWLMDNYLLPADALVCLLAAMGLGILDRLKEGPTKPHILWFFALLVLFNGATAYRLMNETKQTLRYDYGTNLLRSLPKASLFFAEGDEDYFPLYYLQLVEGRRPDVRMIPSFTLFETWGWDQLERSHPELGLGSREGVPDDPYHRIETALGRLVSKGRDRIPIGYSYFSGAFHHYYLQGQGTAKALPSGNLLLLETRALQGVDLLAPGGLRLRHFTDCPSNAHPSLTGIWRVYRAVGVAP